The DNA sequence GTTTGTCTGCTCATAACAGATATGTCATCTGTCCCATATCCTTGTCTTTTTAAATCTTCAATTGCCGCGATTGCTTCAGTTTCTGTATCATAATATCCAACTACATGTCGTGTTACCATTCATAACGCCTCCTAGTATTTTTTAATAAGCTATTTGGCTAGCTAGTATAAAAAATACCCTTTCTACTTCTCCTAAAACCTTTTAATTGTTACATTCCTATTACAGATTCATAACGAAAGATTATTAGAACATAAAAAAACCCCGAAAATTCGGGGTTCTGATGTTACCTTATAAGTATATATTTCACGTAATTTCTCCATCCAAATGCTCTCCATTGTTCTTTTGAAGGCAATTCTAAAGGAAGTGACATGAACGCTTTTGGTGCGTATTCATACGTATAGAGTGAAGGTTCAGAAACGACTACATCTCCAAGTTTGAGGCCATGCGTCACGATTGCTCGGTTACTCCAAGTGAATGGTGTCGCAATTTCTACTTTCGTAGCACGACCTGTATTGTCAATCATCCACGCAAACGCGGTTTCATTGTATAGATCATGGAGCCATTTTTCTTTCACTGAAATGGCATCCAGTGCTTCATTGAGAATAACGATTGCGTTTACATTTGCTCCAAATGGTACCGATTGATTGGCAGCATCCGCCAAAATCCGTACTTCATAATAAGAAAGAGGGTTCTTCGCTTCGGCGTCGTCGAGTACTTTGTATGCCTGAAGCCACTCGTTTTCGACTGCGGGTGATTGGGAAACCGAAAGAACAGTTCCTTCTACCGCATTTCCGATGCCGTTCCCTTGGATTAAGACCCGGTCGCCATTTTTAATTTTTTTCCACTCGTCGTTTTTGGCATATGTGACAAACACTTTTTGCGAGCTAAAAATATCAACTGCAAGCGTAGAACCGGTACGGGTTACTTTAGAAACCACACCGTCTACCGGGCTAATTAGAGCAGGTCTCCCCGGAGTTTGCGACAATTGTGCTTCAACAACCGTTTGCTCGCGTTCGATTTCCGCGAGATCCTGTTCAGCTGCCGCAATGGCCTGTGCAAAAGTTCCATCCTGCTTTACATCTACCTGGACGTCCACATTCAATCCAACTTCTACTGTCGTATCGGCCGCATTTTCCGACACATTGTCATTACGTTTTACATTTGATGAGCTGTCGGACTGTGCTGTCTTGCGTTCAGATTCTAGATTGGCAATCATGCTTCGAACAGATGCTGTCTGTTGTTGAAGTGCTTTCAGTTCAGATTCCCATACAGCACGCTGCCCTTCTGCACGATCCGTCTGTAAAATAGCAATCTCATCTCCGACTTTCACAAGGTCGCCTTCTTTAACCAACCACTTATCAACCGTATCGTCATTGCCAACATATACGTTATAGGTTTCTAAAGGTGCAACAAAACCTTCTTTTGCAAGTTCCTCACGGTGATCACCGTTTGTCATACGTTCATAGCGCTCGACATATACTGATTTTGTGATGACACTTTTATCAGAAAATAGCAGATAAAAATTCACTGCTAAAAATGCACTGATTGCGATAGTGACAGCGATGTTCTTAACTTTATTCATTGCCAGCACCCCCTTCTACAAAGGAATGGAACAAGCTTTCAATTGGAATGAAACCAACAACCGCTACAATAAGTGCCATCGCGATGTGAATCCCTATTAATATCCAAATAAATCCTTTTCGTTCGGTACCGCCTGTATACGAGCGGATAAATTGAGATTGAAGTGCAATAATAACTGCAGTCGTGACTGTTAGTTGATTGAGGAATAGGACGATATACCAGTTATCGAGAAATGTCGCTGCAAGCGGTCCAAAAGATAGGAACGACATGCTTGTTGCTGCACCTTTCACTGTAAATACAAGTAAGATAATCGCCTTTTCGATCAATAGGATGCCCGTCATAAGAAGTTGTAAAGGCAATAATTTTTTAAAAGGAATTGCCGTCAATAGGCTTAATATGTATGCAAAACCAAAGAAATGAAATGCCATATAAATAAGTGCCCATATGAGTGCTCCAACTACTGATACATATCGTGCAATTGTGTAATCCGTTGTGGTCATTGTAGAAAGTAGTTCTGTGATCGACTCTGTATTCATACCCCATATATCACGAATGGCGAATAAAAGAACACCGAAAATAGCTACAAATAACACACGTTTTTTGAAGCCGCGCATCGAAGAATTTCCAAGTTGGTTTGCCAACAGATGTGGATTCGTCAGGAAGTGCCAAAACTTAAAATCAAAAAACATTACGGTAATCCCTTTCTGCTAACTATTGCTGAATTTGATGAAGTCACCTTAGCCTCTATAATTACTTTAGCAAAAATTGAGAGATTTGCAATGTTTGGTAGCAAGTAAATAGTGAACTTCTCACTATTTCCCTTGTTTTATGGGTAGTAGAAACATATAAACCATGTTTAAGAAGTGAACTTTTTGTCTATCCTTCTTAATAAAGGAGCTCTTTTCCTTTTTCAGCAGGAATAAAGTGACTCAAAAGGCTAGACGCTGGAGTCCAAAAACTGTTCAATGTCGAAAACACTCACACTTTCTTATCTTTCTAAAAAGGAATGATTTATTTGGAAATGAATACCGGCTTATTTCCCGGGAAATCGACAAAGGGGCGGATAGTTATGATTAATGAAGAAAAATCTGTGTTGTCATGGCCTGACTTTCTATTTGGTTTGACAGGTTCCACCATTTGCCTTTTGGTTATTTACTTCATCACAGGGTGAATCCAGGACGTATTCGACAAATACGTATCCTAACTCATTGATAGCCACATAACCATTATGGCAATGCGGGCTTATGTTTGGGTATCTGTATTTTCTTGAAGAACTAGATTCCAACAATAAAAATACACCTACCGTTAACTGCTAACGACAGGTGTTTTTCAAGTTTCACTTTTCACTTTTCCTGCAGTCCTTCCGTCAATGCATTGAACATTTTTATGTTGTCTGTTTCGAGTGCATAGTCAATCATGCGCAATCGGTTTTTGGCTTCCAGTTGTTCAATGATCCCCTCTGCTTCTAGTGTTATGACTTCCGATGGCTCTGCTTCCGCTTCCAGTCCCATCTTTCCTTCAAGAATAGTTGTTAAATGGATATGAAGATCTGAAATAAGGAGCAATTGGTAAAGAGGTAATCGAATAAACCGGTTTCCTCTTTGGAAAACAAATACTTCCCCGAGATTTTCGACCTGCAAACTCTTCGTATTTATGACAATTTCTTTTCCTTCTGATGGGATGAATTGAAATACATCGCCACCTTTAAGAATGGAAAAGTATTGGTAGGCAAACACCAGGCGGAGTTGGAAATCTTCTTGACTCGTGAAAAATGGCGTCATTCGTTGAACTGATAGCATCTTTCTCCCCTCCAATATTGAATAT is a window from the Sporosarcina sp. ANT_H38 genome containing:
- a CDS encoding transcriptional regulator, translated to MLSVQRMTPFFTSQEDFQLRLVFAYQYFSILKGGDVFQFIPSEGKEIVINTKSLQVENLGEVFVFQRGNRFIRLPLYQLLLISDLHIHLTTILEGKMGLEAEAEPSEVITLEAEGIIEQLEAKNRLRMIDYALETDNIKMFNALTEGLQEK
- a CDS encoding efflux RND transporter periplasmic adaptor subunit gives rise to the protein MNKVKNIAVTIAISAFLAVNFYLLFSDKSVITKSVYVERYERMTNGDHREELAKEGFVAPLETYNVYVGNDDTVDKWLVKEGDLVKVGDEIAILQTDRAEGQRAVWESELKALQQQTASVRSMIANLESERKTAQSDSSSNVKRNDNVSENAADTTVEVGLNVDVQVDVKQDGTFAQAIAAAEQDLAEIEREQTVVEAQLSQTPGRPALISPVDGVVSKVTRTGSTLAVDIFSSQKVFVTYAKNDEWKKIKNGDRVLIQGNGIGNAVEGTVLSVSQSPAVENEWLQAYKVLDDAEAKNPLSYYEVRILADAANQSVPFGANVNAIVILNEALDAISVKEKWLHDLYNETAFAWMIDNTGRATKVEIATPFTWSNRAIVTHGLKLGDVVVSEPSLYTYEYAPKAFMSLPLELPSKEQWRAFGWRNYVKYILIR